The Alnus glutinosa chromosome 8, dhAlnGlut1.1, whole genome shotgun sequence DNA segment TGTCAATTCGTACCAGTCGTCACACGCACGCTTGCCTTTTAGTTGCTTTAGACACACTTAGTACGTGTGCATCGTTGCACACAAGATTTATAAATTACACATTACATACGAGCTGTATTATATCCTGAGGACAAAattgttgtattattttttgtaaaacttATTGTTTAAGTAAGAggtaatatttatttaagaaacaaattaatattCGTCAGTTCAATAACTTTTCatacagtttttatttttttgcttttttgtagCTCCACTGTCTTTATTTCCAACATTTTCCACGTATACAGTCTCACACTATCTGGACGGTCAGCTTAGTTTTATGTGTTCATGATCCTAGAATTGTGTACCATGTTGCGTAATCTAATTCTGGTAACTGAAACTGGCGAAAGAGACGCGCTGTTTTTGACCCGTGTTTTGCTTGAAACTGGTGAAAGGCACACTCCCTAACTACGTACAGTGACCATGTGACAGATTGCCTTCCAACTCCAAAAAAGTTACCAAAAACAGACACAGCATCTCTCTTTTTCTCCGTTGCTTCACTTTTCTTAAAAACCAGAAGCTTCTTCTCCTCTCTACTTGCTTTCCACTCCATATCAACAACTActgtaactctctctctctctctctctgtgaaacATATCTGACAAACACAGTGATATCAGATATGGTATATTTTAGGATTAGATTCTCCTCTACTGCTCTACATACCATTTGCTCCACTATCGAGTGCTTGAATTGAATCCAAAGACCCAAAACAGAGAAACACCCATCTCTTCAGAAAGTCAGTATGGGAGGTTCCAAAGCCACGCCACCAGGTCCAGTACCTTCATTTGCCTCCGTTTTCTTGCTCTTTCTCACTCTCTCACATGTTTCCCCACCCACCCATGTTGTCTCAGCTATCCCACCACCCCAGCAGCCCATCAAAACCATTGTGGTTTTGGTCATGGAAAACCGGTCCTTTGACCACATGCTTGGATGGATGAAGAAATCCATCAACCCATTGATCAATGGAGTCACGGGCGAAGAATGCAACCCGGTATCCACCAACCACACAGACCCAGAATCCATTTGTTTCACGGATGATGCCGAGTTCGTGGATCCGGATCCGGGCCACTCCTTTGAAGCAGTGGCGCAACAGGTATTTGGCTCAGGCCCCATTCCTTCCATGTCTGGTTTTGTGGAACAAGCACTGTCAATGTCCCCAAATCTATCAGAAACTGTCATGAAGGGCTTTAGACCTGAATCTGTGCCAGTCTACGCGGCTTTGATTCGCGAATTTGCTGTCTTTGATAGGTGGTTCTCTTCAATTCCAGGCCCGACCCAACCCAATAGGCTGTTTGTGTACTCTGCAACTTCTCATGGCTCAACAAGCCATGTTAAGAAGCAGCTGCTTCTTGGGTATCCacaaaaaaccatttttgatTCTCTTCATGAGAATGGCATGGACTTTGGGATTTACTTCCAAAACATACCCACAACTTTCTTTTACAGAAATATGAGGAAGTTAAAGTACATATCAAAGTTCCACCAGTATGATTTGAAGTTCAAGAAAGATGCTAGAAATGGTAAGCTTCCAAGCTTGACAGTAATCGAGCCGAGGTATTTTGATCTGAAGGGAATTCCTGCAAATGATGATCACCCTTCTCATGATGTGGCTAATGGGCAAAAACTAGTTAAGGAAGTTTATGAGACATTGAGAGCAAGTCCTCAGTGGAATGAGACCCTTTTGGTGATCACCTATGATGAGCATGGTGGGTTCTATGATCATGTCGAGACTCCTTATGTTAATGTTCCTAATCCAGATGGGAACACCGGCCCTGCTCCATATTTCTTCAAGTTTGATAGGCTTGGTGTTCGTGTGCCGACAATTATGATCTCTCCCTGGATCAAAAAAGGGACTGGTAAGctcaaattttttcttatttttgcatttgttaaatatTTCTGTCCAGTTAAAGCTGTTTGCATGTGTTCATGTTGGAAATGCTTTAATTTGAAGAGGCAAATAATTCTGTTTGGTATTGAATTGATTGGGAACTAcataattatatcataaatgCTGGCCTTTTCTGTAGTTATTGCAGTATAATTCCATATGTTATTGCT contains these protein-coding regions:
- the LOC133875012 gene encoding non-specific phospholipase C6, which produces MGGSKATPPGPVPSFASVFLLFLTLSHVSPPTHVVSAIPPPQQPIKTIVVLVMENRSFDHMLGWMKKSINPLINGVTGEECNPVSTNHTDPESICFTDDAEFVDPDPGHSFEAVAQQVFGSGPIPSMSGFVEQALSMSPNLSETVMKGFRPESVPVYAALIREFAVFDRWFSSIPGPTQPNRLFVYSATSHGSTSHVKKQLLLGYPQKTIFDSLHENGMDFGIYFQNIPTTFFYRNMRKLKYISKFHQYDLKFKKDARNGKLPSLTVIEPRYFDLKGIPANDDHPSHDVANGQKLVKEVYETLRASPQWNETLLVITYDEHGGFYDHVETPYVNVPNPDGNTGPAPYFFKFDRLGVRVPTIMISPWIKKGTVISGAKGPAPNSEFEHSSIPATIKKMFNLSSNFLTHRDAWAGTFEQVVGELTSPRTDCPETLPDVAPLRSTGAKEDGGLSEFQSEVVQLAAVLNGDHFLSSFPNEMSNKMNVKEAHAYVRRAVARFVRASKEAIKLGADQSAIVDMRSSLTTRSSIHN